The following proteins come from a genomic window of Iamia sp. SCSIO 61187:
- a CDS encoding ATP-binding protein, which translates to MRALFLVSIVVAVLSVVLGAAGFSALLDARERVIDRIDPAIVGSERLLAAMSDKESGVRAYVIGRDEAFLAPYERGHARRQAIQIQLAKSLEGVDALADEVRLLDETADRWRAEYAEPTIAMVAAGDPEPAEPASLEEGRRLFDEFRVALADLQDELQTRKADAGRELDRITSLVVLILGLSAVALVAAVGALWWLVRRQVEVPLESLRADARVVAEGAFDHEVTPVGLAELQELAAAMEMMRERIVADLGAVEMAHLTLQQQAEELDQANADLSRSNAELEQFAYVASHDLQEPLRKVASFCQLLQKRYGGQLDERGEQYIEFAVDGAKRMQVLINDLLSFSRVGRMVGEAVEVPLDDALDQARSNLAAAIEESGATIEADPLPTVRGEPALLVALFQNLVANAVKFHREDVVPRVRITAVEIPDGHEIVVEDNGIGIEDEYAERIFIIFQRLHAKDRYEGTGIGLAMCRKIVEHHGGTIQVDAHDGDGARFRITLPTIERSPL; encoded by the coding sequence GTGCGGGCCCTCTTCCTCGTCTCGATCGTCGTCGCCGTGCTCTCAGTGGTCCTCGGCGCCGCCGGGTTCTCGGCCCTGCTGGACGCCCGCGAGCGGGTGATCGACCGGATCGACCCCGCCATCGTCGGGTCCGAGCGCCTGCTGGCGGCCATGTCCGACAAGGAGTCCGGCGTCCGGGCCTACGTGATCGGGCGCGACGAGGCCTTCCTCGCGCCCTACGAGCGGGGTCACGCCCGCCGCCAGGCGATCCAGATCCAGCTGGCCAAGAGCCTGGAGGGGGTGGACGCCCTCGCCGACGAGGTGCGGCTGCTCGACGAGACGGCCGACCGGTGGCGCGCGGAGTACGCCGAGCCGACGATCGCCATGGTCGCGGCGGGCGACCCCGAGCCGGCCGAGCCGGCGTCGCTGGAGGAGGGCCGGCGGCTCTTCGACGAGTTCCGGGTCGCCCTCGCCGACCTGCAAGACGAGCTCCAGACGCGAAAGGCCGACGCCGGCCGGGAGCTGGACCGGATCACGTCGCTGGTCGTCCTCATCCTGGGCCTCTCGGCCGTGGCCCTGGTCGCCGCCGTCGGCGCCCTGTGGTGGCTCGTGCGTCGCCAGGTGGAGGTCCCCCTGGAGTCCCTGCGGGCCGACGCCCGGGTCGTGGCCGAGGGCGCCTTCGACCACGAGGTCACGCCGGTGGGGCTGGCCGAGCTCCAGGAGCTCGCCGCAGCCATGGAGATGATGCGCGAGCGGATCGTGGCCGACCTCGGCGCGGTCGAGATGGCGCACCTCACCCTCCAGCAGCAGGCCGAGGAGCTCGACCAGGCCAACGCCGACCTCAGCCGCTCGAACGCCGAGCTCGAGCAGTTCGCCTACGTCGCCTCGCACGACCTCCAGGAGCCCCTCCGCAAGGTGGCGTCGTTCTGCCAGCTCCTCCAGAAGCGCTACGGCGGCCAGCTCGACGAGCGGGGCGAGCAGTACATCGAGTTCGCCGTGGACGGTGCCAAGCGCATGCAGGTCCTCATCAACGACCTGCTCTCGTTCTCCCGGGTGGGGCGGATGGTCGGCGAGGCCGTCGAGGTGCCGCTCGACGACGCCCTCGACCAGGCCCGCTCCAACCTGGCCGCCGCCATCGAGGAGTCCGGTGCCACCATCGAGGCCGACCCGCTGCCCACGGTGCGGGGCGAGCCCGCCCTGCTGGTCGCCCTGTTCCAGAACCTGGTCGCCAACGCCGTGAAGTTCCACCGCGAGGACGTGGTTCCCCGCGTGCGGATCACGGCGGTCGAGATCCCCGACGGCCACGAGATCGTCGTCGAGGACAACGGCATCGGCATCGAGGACGAGTACGCCGAGCGCATCTTCATCATCTTCCAGCGGCTGCACGCCAAGGACCGGTACGAGGGGACGGGCATCGGCCTGGCCATGTGCCGCAAGATCGTCGAGCACCACGGTGGCACCATCCAGGTCGACGCCCACGACGGCGACGGCGCCCGCTTCCGCATCACCCTCCCCACCATCGAACGGAGCCCCCTGTGA
- a CDS encoding PP2C family protein-serine/threonine phosphatase, with protein MTHGASLELTSPAVSLLATDVLLVEDDDGDALLVEELVIDSGEAITLKRAATLAEAVGSARGAQCALVDLGLPDATGLEAVTALRRAAPDLAVVVLTGLNDRQRGIEALAAGAQDYLVKGEVDGDSLSRAIRYAVERRRAEADARRLLLAEQRQAENDRLARGLLPTLHLDESDVAIATRYVPGGRDALVGGDFYDAVGCPDGSVRVVIGDVCGHGPDEAAIGVALRIAWRSLVVSGAEPADVLSGVDDILRMERREITTFATVCDLTFRPGGTSVRIRLHGHPPPLLLSSGVATWVSDARPAMPLGVFEHQVAPPFDLDLPGDWQLLVVTDGLYEGHADGGERLGMEALAQMVTELESHAAGPQDLLDRLFRQVIASNGGHLDDDAAVLWCGPRE; from the coding sequence ATGACGCACGGGGCCTCCCTCGAGCTGACGTCGCCCGCCGTCTCGCTGCTGGCCACCGACGTGCTGCTGGTGGAAGACGACGACGGCGACGCACTGCTCGTCGAGGAGCTGGTGATCGACTCGGGCGAGGCCATCACGCTGAAGCGGGCGGCCACCCTCGCCGAGGCCGTCGGCTCGGCCCGCGGCGCCCAGTGCGCCCTCGTGGACCTCGGTCTGCCCGACGCCACCGGGCTCGAGGCGGTGACGGCGCTGCGGCGGGCCGCCCCCGACCTCGCCGTCGTCGTGCTCACGGGGCTCAACGACCGCCAGCGGGGCATCGAGGCCCTCGCCGCCGGCGCCCAGGACTACCTCGTCAAGGGGGAGGTCGACGGCGACTCGCTCTCCCGGGCCATCCGGTACGCGGTCGAGCGGCGCCGGGCCGAGGCCGACGCCCGACGGCTCCTGCTCGCCGAGCAGCGCCAGGCCGAGAACGACCGCCTGGCCCGTGGCCTCCTCCCGACGCTGCACCTCGACGAGAGCGACGTCGCCATCGCCACCCGGTACGTCCCGGGCGGTCGCGATGCCCTGGTGGGAGGCGACTTCTACGACGCCGTCGGGTGCCCCGACGGCTCGGTGCGCGTCGTGATCGGCGACGTGTGCGGCCACGGTCCCGACGAGGCCGCCATCGGCGTCGCCCTGCGCATCGCCTGGCGGTCGCTGGTGGTGTCGGGGGCCGAACCGGCCGACGTCCTCTCCGGCGTCGACGACATCCTCCGCATGGAGCGGAGGGAGATCACGACCTTCGCCACCGTCTGCGACCTGACCTTCCGCCCCGGCGGCACCTCGGTGCGGATCCGGCTCCACGGCCACCCGCCCCCGCTCCTCCTCAGCAGCGGGGTGGCGACGTGGGTGTCCGACGCCCGCCCGGCGATGCCGCTCGGGGTGTTCGAGCACCAGGTCGCGCCTCCCTTCGACCTCGACCTGCCCGGCGACTGGCAGCTCCTCGTCGTGACCGACGGGCTCTACGAGGGCCACGCCGACGGCGGAGAGCGGCTCGGCATGGAAGCCCTGGCCCAGATGGTGACCGAGCTGGAGTCGCACGCGGCCGGCCCCCAGGACCTCCTCGACCGCCTGTTCCGCCAGGTCATCGCCAGCAACGGCGGCCACCTCGACGACGACGCCGCCGTGCTGTGGTGCGGGCCCCGGGAGTGA
- the larE gene encoding ATP-dependent sacrificial sulfur transferase LarE has product MSADEVDAALAALRADLRARGSVVVAFSGGADSAFLARVAHDELGAAARAITAVSPSLAPEELDDCRRLAGEWGLAWEPVATVELDDPRYQANAGDRCRWCKEALMDVLGPVADASGGATVVLGVNVDDLGDHRPGQEAASARGATFPLVDAGFTKAMVREASRRLGLRTWDKPAAACLASRVPYGTPVTLSILDRVGRAEAALHRLGFTEVRVRHYEGTARVEVPLDRLAAVVAAREAVVTAVRGAGYDRVTLDLDGLRSGNLNADLPSTTPT; this is encoded by the coding sequence ATGAGCGCCGACGAGGTGGACGCCGCCCTGGCCGCCCTGCGCGCCGACCTCCGGGCCCGGGGCTCGGTCGTGGTCGCCTTCAGCGGCGGCGCCGACTCCGCCTTCCTCGCCCGCGTCGCCCACGACGAGCTGGGCGCCGCCGCCCGGGCGATCACCGCGGTGTCGCCGTCGCTGGCGCCCGAGGAGCTCGACGACTGCCGCCGCCTGGCGGGGGAGTGGGGCCTCGCCTGGGAGCCGGTGGCGACCGTCGAGCTCGACGACCCTCGCTACCAGGCCAACGCCGGCGACCGCTGCCGCTGGTGCAAGGAGGCGCTGATGGACGTCCTCGGCCCCGTGGCCGACGCGTCCGGAGGTGCCACGGTCGTCCTCGGGGTGAACGTCGACGACCTGGGCGACCACCGGCCCGGACAGGAGGCGGCGTCGGCCCGGGGCGCGACGTTCCCCCTCGTCGACGCCGGCTTCACCAAGGCCATGGTGCGGGAGGCGTCGCGCCGGCTCGGCCTGCGGACGTGGGACAAGCCGGCGGCCGCGTGCCTCGCCTCCCGCGTCCCCTACGGCACCCCCGTCACCCTGTCGATCCTCGACCGCGTCGGCCGGGCCGAGGCCGCCCTCCACCGCCTCGGGTTCACCGAGGTGCGGGTCCGCCACTACGAGGGCACCGCCCGGGTCGAAGTCCCCCTCGACCGGCTCGCCGCCGTGGTCGCGGCGCGGGAGGCCGTCGTCACCGCCGTCCGGGGGGCCGGCTACGACCGCGTCACCCTCGACCTCGACGGCCTGCGCTCGGGCAACCTCAACGCCGACCTGCCGTCGACGACGCCGACCTGA
- the larC gene encoding nickel pincer cofactor biosynthesis protein LarC — protein sequence MPDRRLAWFHCFSGVAGDMALGALVDAGADLAAVEDVVRAVDVDGWEIEAEPVLRSGVAATKVHVRGVEGEHHHRTWRTVRALLDEADLPDRVHQRATATFALLARAEGALHRTEPDDVTFHEVGAIDALVDVVGTCAALEVLGVDEVRCSPVALGRGRVWAAHGHLPNPAPAVLRVLAEVGAPVHGIDTPVELTTPTGAALMAALASGFGPLPDLCVEASGYGAGTADPDGVVNATQVVLGTAPAGATIGGDGGQPVVTVETTVDDATGEVLGATVPALLAAGALDAWITPVVGKKGRPAHVVSALADAGAAPAVAEALRTATGSLGVRATTHARWPAARAFAAVEVDGHPVRIKVSPVRAKAEHDDVAAVAAATGRSVPEVAARAEAAWWAAQP from the coding sequence GTGCCTGACCGGCGCCTGGCCTGGTTCCACTGCTTCTCCGGCGTCGCCGGCGACATGGCCCTCGGCGCCCTCGTCGATGCCGGCGCCGACCTGGCGGCCGTCGAGGACGTCGTCCGGGCGGTGGACGTCGACGGGTGGGAGATCGAGGCCGAGCCGGTCCTCCGCTCGGGCGTCGCCGCCACCAAGGTCCACGTGCGGGGGGTGGAGGGCGAGCACCACCACCGCACCTGGCGCACCGTCCGGGCCCTGCTCGACGAGGCCGACCTCCCGGACCGGGTCCACCAGCGGGCCACCGCCACCTTCGCCCTCCTGGCCCGGGCCGAGGGGGCCCTGCACCGGACCGAGCCCGACGACGTCACCTTCCACGAGGTCGGGGCCATCGACGCCCTCGTCGACGTGGTCGGCACCTGCGCCGCCCTCGAGGTCCTGGGCGTCGACGAGGTCCGGTGCTCGCCGGTCGCCCTCGGTCGGGGACGGGTCTGGGCCGCCCACGGCCACCTCCCCAACCCGGCGCCGGCCGTCCTGCGGGTCCTGGCCGAGGTCGGCGCCCCGGTGCACGGCATCGACACCCCGGTGGAGCTCACCACCCCGACCGGGGCCGCCCTCATGGCCGCCCTGGCGTCGGGGTTCGGGCCGCTGCCCGACCTCTGCGTCGAGGCGTCCGGGTACGGCGCGGGGACCGCCGACCCCGACGGTGTCGTCAACGCCACCCAGGTGGTGCTGGGGACGGCGCCGGCGGGCGCGACGATCGGCGGCGACGGCGGCCAGCCGGTCGTGACCGTGGAGACGACCGTCGACGACGCCACCGGCGAGGTCCTGGGTGCCACCGTGCCCGCCCTCCTGGCGGCCGGCGCCCTCGACGCCTGGATCACCCCGGTCGTGGGGAAGAAGGGCCGCCCGGCGCACGTGGTGTCGGCCCTGGCCGATGCCGGCGCCGCCCCCGCCGTGGCCGAGGCCCTGCGCACCGCCACCGGCAGCCTCGGCGTGCGGGCCACGACCCACGCCCGCTGGCCGGCGGCGCGCGCCTTCGCCGCCGTCGAGGTCGACGGCCACCCCGTCCGGATCAAGGTGTCGCCCGTGCGGGCCAAGGCCGAGCACGACGACGTCGCCGCCGTCGCCGCCGCCACCGGTCGCTCCGTCCCCGAGGTCGCCGCCCGCGCCGAGGCGGCGTGGTGGGCGGCCCAGCCATGA
- the larB gene encoding nickel pincer cofactor biosynthesis protein LarB translates to MDETALRALVAAVAAGEVGPDEAVSRLRRLPFADLGFARVDHHRLLRTGLPEAVYAPGKTAAQCAALVGELLAGEGGPVLLTRADADQADAALAAHPDGVVTGDRHRLVTWRPAPPRPAHVVVVSAGTADLPVADECAATLAALGLPAARLTDVGVAGVHRLLADVDQLADADAVVVVAGMEGALASVVGGLTGAPVVAVPTSVGYGASLEGVTALLAMLSSCAAGITVVGIDNGYGAACAVSRLLAPAGVAARA, encoded by the coding sequence ATGGACGAGACCGCGCTGCGTGCCCTCGTCGCCGCCGTGGCGGCGGGCGAGGTCGGGCCCGACGAGGCCGTGTCGCGCCTCCGCCGCCTGCCCTTCGCCGACCTCGGCTTCGCCCGGGTCGACCACCACCGGCTGCTGCGGACCGGGCTGCCCGAGGCCGTGTACGCACCGGGGAAGACGGCCGCCCAGTGCGCCGCCCTGGTCGGCGAGCTGCTGGCCGGCGAGGGCGGTCCCGTCCTGCTGACCCGGGCCGACGCCGACCAGGCGGACGCCGCCCTCGCCGCCCACCCCGACGGCGTGGTCACCGGCGACCGCCACCGCCTCGTGACGTGGCGACCGGCGCCGCCCCGGCCGGCCCACGTCGTGGTGGTGAGCGCCGGCACCGCCGACCTGCCCGTCGCCGACGAGTGCGCCGCCACCCTCGCCGCCCTCGGCCTGCCCGCGGCCCGCCTCACCGACGTAGGGGTGGCCGGCGTGCACCGCCTCCTGGCCGACGTCGACCAGCTGGCGGACGCCGACGCCGTCGTCGTGGTGGCCGGGATGGAGGGGGCCCTGGCGTCGGTCGTCGGCGGCCTCACCGGCGCCCCCGTCGTGGCCGTGCCGACCAGCGTGGGCTACGGCGCCTCGCTCGAGGGCGTCACCGCCCTGCTGGCCATGCTCTCGTCGTGCGCCGCCGGGATCACCGTCGTCGGCATCGACAACGGCTACGGCGCCGCCTGCGCCGTCAGCCGCCTCCTCGCCCCGGCGGGGGTCGCCGCCCGTGCCTGA
- a CDS encoding DUF5522 domain-containing protein, translated as MTPSPGDDAPLRDGWRDTPAPSRLPLDHPLRAEILAAHAAALEAGHGMYVDPVSGYMAMTADTLALRGWCCGTGCRHCPWAEA; from the coding sequence ATGACCCCGTCACCCGGCGACGACGCGCCTCTGCGCGACGGGTGGAGGGACACCCCCGCCCCCAGCCGACTCCCCCTGGACCACCCGCTCCGGGCCGAGATCCTGGCCGCCCACGCCGCCGCCCTGGAGGCGGGCCACGGCATGTACGTCGACCCCGTCAGCGGGTACATGGCGATGACCGCCGACACCCTCGCCCTGCGGGGCTGGTGCTGCGGGACCGGCTGCCGCCACTGCCCCTGGGCCGAGGCCTGA
- a CDS encoding class I SAM-dependent RNA methyltransferase, producing MDDAVEVDVVRVATGGEGVGRAPDGRTLFVAGALPGERVRATVLEVRKRHGRAELVDVVHAAPGRRPPPCPHVADGCGGCDWQHATDELQAAMRRTIVTDALVRIGRIAEPVVEDGTTLPADARRTTIRAAVVDGRAGYRRRRSHDVIAPGICMVVHPHLEELLVDGRFGAATEVLLRVGARTGDRVAVVAPTAADVDLPGAVDVLGDDDVERGERGAIHEEAGGRRWRVSARSFFQPSPEAADALVEEVRDAVGERSAGGRLVDLASGVGLFAGTVGGAFDEVVAVESAPTAVADAEVNLADRPVRIVRSTIERWAPEPADVVVADPPRAGLGRVGVERVVATGARVVVLVSCDAAALGRDAGLLVAAGFRLERSRVLDLFPQTAHVEVVSRFVR from the coding sequence GTGGATGACGCCGTCGAGGTCGACGTGGTCCGCGTCGCCACCGGGGGCGAGGGCGTGGGCCGGGCACCCGACGGGCGGACGCTGTTCGTGGCCGGCGCCCTGCCGGGGGAGCGGGTGCGGGCCACCGTCCTCGAGGTCCGCAAGCGCCACGGGCGCGCCGAGCTCGTCGACGTGGTGCACGCCGCCCCGGGCCGACGGCCGCCGCCGTGCCCCCACGTCGCCGACGGCTGCGGCGGGTGCGACTGGCAGCACGCCACCGACGAGCTCCAGGCGGCGATGCGCCGCACCATCGTCACCGACGCGCTGGTGCGGATCGGGCGGATCGCCGAGCCCGTGGTGGAGGACGGCACCACCCTCCCGGCCGACGCCCGACGGACGACGATCCGGGCCGCCGTCGTCGACGGGCGGGCCGGCTACCGGCGGCGCCGCTCCCACGATGTCATCGCCCCCGGGATCTGCATGGTCGTGCACCCCCACCTGGAGGAGCTCCTGGTCGACGGCCGCTTCGGTGCCGCGACCGAGGTCCTGCTCCGCGTCGGCGCCCGCACCGGCGACCGGGTCGCGGTGGTGGCACCGACGGCCGCCGACGTCGACCTGCCGGGAGCGGTCGACGTGCTCGGCGACGACGACGTCGAGCGGGGCGAGCGGGGTGCCATCCACGAGGAGGCCGGCGGCCGCCGGTGGCGGGTGTCGGCCCGCTCCTTCTTCCAGCCCTCGCCCGAGGCGGCCGACGCCCTGGTCGAGGAGGTCCGGGACGCGGTGGGGGAGCGCAGCGCCGGCGGTCGGCTGGTCGACCTCGCGTCGGGCGTCGGCCTCTTCGCCGGGACCGTCGGTGGGGCCTTCGACGAGGTCGTGGCCGTCGAGTCGGCGCCCACCGCGGTGGCCGACGCCGAGGTCAACCTGGCCGACCGGCCGGTGCGGATCGTGCGCTCGACCATCGAGCGCTGGGCGCCCGAGCCCGCCGACGTGGTGGTGGCCGACCCACCCCGCGCCGGGCTGGGTCGGGTGGGCGTCGAGAGGGTGGTGGCCACCGGTGCGCGGGTCGTCGTCCTGGTCAGCTGTGACGCCGCCGCGCTCGGCCGCGACGCCGGGCTGCTGGTCGCCGCCGGCTTCCGCCTCGAGCGGAGCCGGGTGCTGGACCTGTTCCCGCAGACGGCCCACGTCGAGGTCGTCTCCCGGTTCGTCCGATGA
- a CDS encoding winged helix DNA-binding domain-containing protein: MAGPRTIDDAERRARLGRRHALAEPVLSPEHACAAVVALHSSDPISVHLSTWARTEAAPSELERALYTDRTLVRLHGMRRTLWVVPVALEPAVRVGAGRPLVAPDRARLVKALAAAGEVADPERWLDELGDAVVAAVEEAGEATAVELGRAVPGLATKVVYGQGTKWPTEVSVASRLLVILGFEGRIVRSRPLGTWVSGQYRYAPGSALERPPDPTPAAARAEVVGSYVARFGPVTEADVRWWTRWTAAQVRTALAAAGAAEVAVDGGPAFVAGGDDAEVPAPDPWVALLPGLDPTTMGWKGRDWYLGELGPVLFDRNGNAGPTVWADGRVVGGWAQRPDGEVVVDLRTDVGADARRAIDGEAERLAAWFGGVVATPRFRTPLERALVAGTELP; the protein is encoded by the coding sequence GTGGCCGGCCCCCGCACGATCGACGATGCCGAGCGCCGGGCGCGCCTCGGTCGGCGCCACGCCCTGGCCGAGCCGGTCCTCTCCCCCGAGCACGCCTGCGCGGCGGTCGTCGCCCTCCACTCGAGCGACCCGATCAGCGTCCACCTGTCGACGTGGGCCCGGACCGAGGCCGCACCGTCCGAGCTCGAACGGGCCCTCTACACCGACCGCACCCTGGTCCGCCTGCACGGCATGCGCCGCACGCTCTGGGTCGTGCCCGTGGCCCTCGAGCCCGCGGTGCGGGTCGGCGCCGGCCGGCCGCTCGTCGCTCCCGACCGGGCCCGCCTCGTGAAGGCTCTGGCCGCCGCGGGCGAGGTCGCCGATCCCGAGCGGTGGCTCGACGAGCTCGGCGACGCCGTGGTGGCCGCGGTCGAGGAGGCCGGCGAGGCGACGGCCGTCGAGCTGGGCCGGGCGGTCCCGGGCCTGGCGACGAAGGTCGTCTACGGGCAGGGCACCAAGTGGCCGACGGAGGTCAGCGTCGCCTCCCGCCTGCTGGTCATCCTGGGGTTCGAGGGCCGCATCGTGCGGTCCCGCCCCCTGGGGACGTGGGTGTCGGGGCAGTACCGCTACGCGCCCGGCTCGGCTCTGGAGCGACCACCGGACCCCACCCCCGCAGCGGCGCGGGCCGAGGTCGTCGGCTCCTACGTGGCCCGCTTCGGGCCCGTGACCGAGGCCGACGTGCGCTGGTGGACGAGGTGGACGGCCGCCCAGGTGCGCACCGCCCTCGCCGCCGCCGGGGCCGCAGAGGTCGCCGTGGATGGTGGTCCGGCGTTCGTGGCCGGCGGCGACGACGCCGAGGTGCCGGCTCCGGACCCGTGGGTCGCCCTCCTCCCCGGGCTCGACCCCACGACCATGGGCTGGAAGGGGCGGGACTGGTACCTGGGCGAGCTCGGGCCCGTGCTCTTCGACCGCAACGGCAACGCCGGGCCCACGGTCTGGGCCGACGGGCGGGTGGTCGGCGGGTGGGCCCAGCGGCCGGACGGCGAGGTCGTCGTGGACCTCCGCACCGACGTCGGCGCCGACGCCCGGAGGGCGATCGACGGCGAGGCGGAGCGCCTGGCGGCCTGGTTCGGCGGCGTGGTCGCCACGCCGCGGTTCCGCACGCCGCTGGAGCGGGCCCTGGTCGCCGGGACGGAGCTCCCGTGA
- the rpe gene encoding ribulose-phosphate 3-epimerase, protein MTEPRPISIVPSVLPADFSRLGEECVALAEAGVDRIQWDVMDGRFVPNLTFGPDVIASCRKHVDIPFEAHLMVLDPDELAGRYVDAGCEILIVHAETAPHLHRTLARVRELGASPAVALNPATPVAAVQHVLDLVDMVLVMTVNPGFGGQDYIATMEPKVAEVRALADAQGLTLDVEVDGGIGPSTIAGAVTAGANVLIAGSALYRDPEGLGHAVSDLRARAEAARAS, encoded by the coding sequence GTGACCGAGCCCCGCCCCATCTCCATCGTCCCGTCGGTGCTCCCGGCCGACTTCAGCCGGCTCGGGGAGGAGTGCGTCGCCCTGGCCGAGGCCGGCGTCGACCGCATCCAGTGGGACGTGATGGACGGTCGCTTCGTCCCCAACCTGACCTTCGGGCCCGACGTCATCGCCAGCTGCCGCAAGCACGTCGACATCCCGTTCGAGGCCCACCTGATGGTGCTCGACCCCGACGAGCTGGCCGGCCGCTACGTCGACGCCGGGTGCGAGATCCTCATCGTCCACGCCGAGACCGCGCCCCACCTCCACCGCACCCTCGCCCGGGTGCGCGAGCTGGGCGCCAGCCCGGCGGTGGCCCTCAACCCGGCGACGCCCGTCGCCGCCGTGCAGCACGTGCTGGACCTGGTCGACATGGTGCTGGTGATGACCGTGAACCCCGGGTTCGGGGGCCAGGACTACATCGCCACCATGGAGCCCAAGGTCGCCGAGGTCCGGGCCCTGGCCGACGCCCAGGGCCTGACGCTCGACGTCGAGGTCGATGGGGGCATCGGGCCCAGCACCATCGCCGGCGCCGTCACCGCCGGCGCCAACGTCCTGATCGCCGGCAGCGCCCTCTACCGCGACCCCGAGGGGCTGGGGCACGCCGTCTCCGACCTGCGGGCCCGGGCCGAGGCGGCCCGGGCCTCGTGA
- a CDS encoding ATP-dependent Clp protease proteolytic subunit codes for MAQPPLAPITAAGPGFDPQGEVYNRLLQNRIVFLGSEVNDTIANLITAQLLYLEGEDSEKDIWLYINSPGGSVTAGMAIYDTMQLVGPEVGTICMGLAASMGQFLLCAGAKGKRFALPHARVMMHQPSGGFQGQASDIQIQAEQILYVKKVMAQRIAEHTGQPVEQIEADSERDRWFTAAEAQEYGIIDQVVSRRTEMM; via the coding sequence ATGGCTCAGCCCCCGCTCGCTCCCATCACCGCCGCCGGCCCCGGGTTCGACCCGCAGGGCGAGGTGTACAACCGCCTGCTCCAGAACCGCATCGTCTTCCTCGGCTCCGAGGTCAACGACACGATCGCCAACCTGATCACCGCCCAGCTGCTCTACCTCGAGGGCGAGGACTCCGAGAAGGACATCTGGCTGTACATCAACAGCCCGGGCGGCTCGGTCACCGCCGGCATGGCGATCTACGACACCATGCAGCTCGTCGGACCCGAGGTCGGCACCATCTGCATGGGCCTGGCCGCCTCCATGGGCCAGTTCCTGCTGTGCGCCGGGGCCAAGGGCAAGCGCTTCGCCCTCCCGCACGCCCGGGTGATGATGCACCAGCCCTCCGGCGGCTTCCAGGGCCAGGCCAGCGACATCCAGATCCAGGCCGAGCAGATCCTCTACGTCAAGAAGGTCATGGCCCAGCGCATCGCCGAGCACACCGGCCAGCCGGTCGAGCAGATCGAGGCCGACTCCGAGCGCGACCGCTGGTTCACCGCTGCCGAGGCCCAGGAGTACGGGATCATCGACCAGGTCGTCAGCCGCCGCACGGAGATGATGTAG
- a CDS encoding Fpg/Nei family DNA glycosylase gives MPEGHTIHGQARDQRRDLAGHALRTDVVQDRFAGTAARLDGQVLVDVEAYGKHLFQDWEDGSVVHVHLGLYGKWRRQPTPPEPMVGAVRLRLVGPTHAWDLAGATVCTVITPEEQERIVGRLGPDPLRDDADPERFLAKVARSATPIGALLLDQAAVAGIGNVYRAEVLFTGGIDPRRPAKTLRPHERDRLWAEIVHQLHLGLEVGHIVSVRDEELDAPRADVERQDGVYVYHRDTCRVCGTPIRTTELAARRIDWCPSCQPRRPRRDHEPPVGPPPGAPPAGEDLTG, from the coding sequence ATGCCCGAGGGACACACGATCCACGGCCAGGCGCGGGACCAACGGCGGGACCTCGCCGGTCACGCCCTGCGGACCGACGTCGTCCAGGACCGCTTCGCCGGCACCGCCGCCCGCCTCGACGGCCAGGTGCTCGTCGACGTCGAGGCCTACGGCAAGCACCTGTTCCAGGACTGGGAGGACGGATCCGTCGTCCACGTGCACCTCGGCCTCTACGGGAAGTGGCGGCGCCAGCCCACGCCGCCCGAGCCGATGGTCGGCGCCGTCCGGCTCCGGCTCGTCGGGCCAACCCACGCCTGGGACCTGGCCGGGGCGACGGTCTGCACGGTCATCACGCCCGAGGAGCAGGAGCGGATCGTCGGGCGGCTCGGACCCGACCCGCTGCGCGACGACGCCGACCCCGAGAGGTTCCTCGCCAAGGTGGCCCGCAGCGCGACCCCGATCGGTGCCCTGCTGCTCGACCAGGCGGCGGTGGCCGGCATCGGCAACGTCTACCGGGCCGAGGTCCTCTTCACCGGTGGCATCGACCCGCGGCGACCGGCCAAGACGCTCCGGCCCCACGAGCGGGACCGGCTGTGGGCCGAGATCGTCCACCAGCTGCACCTCGGCCTCGAGGTCGGCCACATCGTCAGCGTCCGCGACGAGGAGCTCGACGCGCCGCGCGCCGACGTCGAGCGTCAGGACGGGGTGTACGTGTACCACCGCGACACCTGCCGGGTGTGCGGGACACCCATCCGCACGACGGAGCTGGCCGCCCGGCGGATCGACTGGTGCCCCAGCTGCCAGCCCCGCCGTCCCCGCCGGGACCACGAGCCCCCCGTCGGCCCCCCTCCCGGCGCCCCGCCTGCCGGGGAGGACCTCACGGGCTAG